gtgtgggggttctcccagttgctgagtatatctattccaattatgcattctggaactaggGAATTCACAACAGGATGGGTTTCGGgggcccactggacctactgtgagacgtacatgagctaagactccattaacaacctgacctccatatgctgcCACTCTGACTTGTGGgctacagtgacattttgggtcttctggaattagtgtcagttcagagccagtatctagtaatccccaaaaagtctgatgaACAGTCACTCTAGTAAAACACTGTGGATCCTtttgggaaaggctgggagaaagattaacagtacaaatttttggcagtgtgatggggtccttcctcaaggcgACCTGGCCTCCCCTTAATTCAAGGGATTTTGAGTCTGAAAACTCACTAAAGTCTGGGAACTGATTGAGGAGCCATGACACTATTCTGACGATTCAAGTTAGAATGCTGTTCACCTGCTCTAGAATTCATCCACTTGTacaaatcaagtaaatatttagtagataacCTATTTCAATCCTACgcacaccatgactaagtagccaataccataagtccatacaagtcagacgactctgattactgctttcactctgttgtccattacagtaaccacacacactttgtctttgtcatttgagtgctgccacttggcctctaccaccatggggtccaatcagccccattgtagttaggtgtcttaatccAGAtaaggcagttcccactgtcaaatctgagttACACagaatagcaatcacagcagtcttcaaggatgctgggggctcccttcacaaatttattcctcatTGTTGTGGTaaaagaatgtgagagaataaatttatcttacagcagcaccagaaaaCAGACAATTTGGtgctgagagtggggtgctgctctaacaaatatctaaaatgtggaagcagttttgaaactgagtgggtagaggctggaaaagttttCAGGTGTCTAATAGCAAAATCCAagtttgccttgaagagactgttcatggaattatggacatcaaagacaatgctGGCGAAGGATTACAAAGAGGTGAGGAGAGCTATAACAACGGAGATAGTGCATAGGGCGAGAAGCaggggcagagaaatggcagcagcagaaccaggagactggcgcaAGATTGTGGGGGAGCCAACCCAGGAAGCGAGAGAGCTGAGGgcctttggacaggaggcttCCTTGCAGATTAGGGTGCCTTGgaacacttatcagtggagcaaGGCTTGCTGACTctgggagcaagagagctgagtgccctcAGACTGatgtttactggtggagtggctgCCTTCAGGCattatcagtagagctaaagagctttggaacacttgcccgaACAGGGTAGACACCAGGCCAAGCCAAAAAggcccaagaggccaaggaatcaggcagcagaagctgaaaagacaagaaacacaagggtctcatctctaaaatctacaaaatacttcaacatctcaataacaaaaagacaatccaattaaaaaaatggacaaaggatatgagcagacacttcaaagaaggcattcaggtggccaataaacacatgaggaaatgctcaaggtcattagccattagagaaatgcaaatcaaaactacaatgagataccatctcaccctgacaatactggcactaatccaaaaaacacaaaataacaaatgttggggaggtggCAAAGAGGCTGGAACTCTTACgcattgctggcgggaatgtaaaatggtaataccactttggaaaatgatatgatgcttccttagaaagctagaaatagaaataccatatgacccagcaatcccactcctaggaatatacctgaGAGAAATGAGTGTCATCACACCAATAGACATATGCcttcccatgttcactgcagcactattcacaatagcaaaaagatggaaacaacctaaatgcccatcaagacatgaatggataaattatggtacatatacacaagggaatactgtgcaacaataaagaaccgtgatgaatccatgaaatgtttcacaacatggatgaatttggagggcactatattaaaaaaaaaatattgagtgaaataagtcagtcacaaaaggacaaatattgtatgagaccactattataagaactcaaggtttacacagaaaaaaaaaaaattctgatggttacaaaggtggCGAGGGACGGGAAGGGAAAATCACAAACTAGACAGTAGagaagtgtcaactttggtgaagggaaagacaacacacaatacaggggaagtaagcacaagtgGACAAAGGCAAAAGCATAgacgtttcctagacacatccaaacactttgagggactgagcaGCTGAGGCTGGGGACCACACATCCCACTTTAGTGTGTagtgtccagggtcttaaaagcttgcaagcagccatctaagatacatctattggtcccacaccatctagagaaaaggagaatgaagaaaaccaaagacacaaggaaaatagttggcccaagagactaaaggaccacatgaaccagagactccaccaacctGAACCCAGAAGAAATCAATTGTGCCTGGCTACTGCCACCGAATGCTATGACAGGGATCATGACAGAGAGCTCCAGGTAGAATAAgagcaaaatgtagaacagaattcaaattcacaaaaaaaaaaaagaccagacttgctggtcttacaaagactggaggaatgcctaagactatggcctccagacaccgctaactcagaactgaaaccactcctgaagccccttttcaaacaaagattagacaggcctataaaacaaaaaataacacaagtgaggcaagacaaggcagaaagggacaggaactggatgaacggACCCAgcaaacctggggtggaaaggggaagtgtgctgtcacattgtggggattggaaCCAATGTCATAGGACACTATGcgtataaattttgaatgagaaattaacttgagctgtaaactttcacctaaagcataataaattgttttaaaaaagtaaaaaaaacaagCCAATAATGTTCAACTCTGTAAGAACTTCAGAACCATTCAAAGGTTTACAGCAATGATACAAACACAAAGTCAGGGAAAAGGTAACTTTAAAATGATAGGAAAGCTTTGTCAGATTTTCTACTTGCCCATGCCTCAACTGCTCCCTGGTTAGGGGGCAGTCTTTTAGGGGTGGCAGCCCATAGTCTCACAGTGGGCTACAGaaaagagctaaaggaaaacaTAGTCAACGAACTAAGGAAAACAATGTTTTAATAAAATGAGTGGAGTCCTtaagtggcacaaaaggttaagcactcaattagtaggtgaaaagttggctgtttgagcccacccagaggcacctcagagacaatcctggcaatctgctttcaaaaggtcactacctcgaaaaccctatggagtagttccaccacatacatggggtcagcgactaacaataacaagaaagTGAGAACATCAATAAAGAGGTATGAATTATAAAAAGGAAGCAAacaaattttggaagtagaaagtacaataaccaaaatgaaaaattcactagaggatttgctgaccttcaaagctttcagtttattcaggaaacttctttgcttttggtttagtccagttgtgctgacctcccctgtattgagttgtccttcccttcacctagttaaaaaaaaaacacctagttattatctactaattagtaagtgcccctctcccatcctctctccctccccctctcgtaaccacaaaggaatatgttcttctcagtttaaactatttctcaaggtcttatactagtggtcttatacaatatttgtccttttgcaactgactaatttcactcagcataatgccttccagattcctccatgttataaaatgtttcacagattcaacactgttctttatcgatgagtagtattccattgcgtgaatataccatgatttatttatccattcatccattgatgggcaccttggttgattccatctttttgctattgtaacagtgctgcaataaacatgggtgtgcatatatctgttcatgtaagggcttttatttctctaggatatattccaaggagtggtattgcagggttgtatggtagttctatttctagctttttaaggaaacaccaattcgatttccaaagtggttgtgccattttacattcccaccagcagtgtataatctCTCCACGGTCTCTCTAACATTtactactttgtgttttttggattaatgccagccttgttggagtgagatggaatctcattgtagttttaatttgcatctctttttttttttttttaatggctaatggtcgagagcatttcctcaagtatctgttagccgcctgaatgtcttctttagtgaaaaaaaagaagtgcctgttaatatcctttccccaatttttaattgggttgtttgtctttttgtggtggaGTTTGAGCAGAATCTTGTAgatttttagagatcaggcgctggtcagagatgtcgtagctgaaatttttttcccagtctgtaggtggtctttttactctttcggtgaagtctttagatgagcataggtgtttgatttttaggagctcccagttacctggtttctctttggcatttttagtaatgttttgtattctgtttatgctttgtattagggctcctaacgttgtccctattttttcttccatgatttttattgttttagactttatgtttaggtctttgatccatttggagttagtttttgtgcatggtgtgaggtatgggtcctgtttcatttttttgcagatggctatccagttatgccagcaccatttgtttaaaagactatcttttccccaattaactgacactgggcctttgtcaaatatcagctgctcatatgtggatggatttttatgtttttttttttttttttttatcttaaccaTCCTTGTGAGAGTGAAGAGATATctctttgtgattttgatttgcacttctttaatgactaatgatgttgagcagctTTTCACGTGCTTGGTGATCATCTGAGTATCCTcactggtgaaatgtctgttccaatcctttgcctattttttttattagattatcttttttttgttaactTGTAGAAGCTTtacatatattttggatattaggccCATATCAAGTATATGGTTCATGAAAAGTGGACATTTGTTCTAGATCAGTCCTGTCTAATACAAAAGTAATGTAAGCCAcagatgtaattttaaaaaagttagtAGCCAGATTACAAATTCAAAATGTAAGTgtggaattatttttaatatctttttgttattaaacAGAATATATCCAATTATCATCAATTGTTTTTGGGTGCCGtcaacttgattccgactcatagcaaccctatgtacgacagaacaaaacactgtcagttcctgcatcatcctcacgatccttgttatgcttgagcccatttttgcagccactgtgtcaatccatcttcttgagggtcttcttcttcttcattgaCTGTCTACtagaccaagcatgatgtcctccagagactggcccctgctgataacatgtccaaagtatatgagccAGTCTTGCCACCCATGCTTCTATCCTGTGCTTTTTAAgcctttaaagagatattttgcagcacattcacccagtgcaatgcatcgtttgatttcttgactgctgcctccatgaacaTTGCTTGTGGATGGttggaagtaaaatgaaatcattgacaagttcaatcttttctccatttattgggatgttgcttagtggttcaattgtgaagatttttgttttctttaatttgagGTGTGATtcagactgaaggctgtgatctttgatcttcataaataAGAgtgtcaagtcctcttgactttcagcaagcaaggttgtaccaaCCACATATCGCaggttaattagtcttcctccaatcctgatgccccattcttcttcatatagtccagcttcttggattatttgctcaacatacagattgagtaattaCAGTGAACAGGtaaaaccctgatacacacctttcttgactttaaatcacacagtatcccttgttctgctgGAACGACTGCCTGTTGgcttaagtacaggttcctcatgagcacaattaagtgttctggaatttccattctttgccatattatctataatttgtaatgatccacacaatctaatgcctttgcatagtcagtagaaTACAGGGAAACCTCTTTCtgatattccctgctttcagccaggatccatctgacatcagcaattatattccTTGTTAAACATTCCtctctgaatctggtttgaatttctgacagttccctgtggaCGTACTGTTGTAATCacttttgactgatcttcagcgaaattttacttgtgtgtgatattaatgatattgtttgctaatttctgcattctgttgggtcacctttctttgaaatgggtacaaatgtggatctcttccagttagttggccaggtagctgtcttccaaatttcttggcatgggtgAGTGTGCACTTCAgagctgcatgtgtttgttgaaacatttcagttagtactctgttaaatcctggagccttgttttatgcgaaagccttcggtgcagcttggacttcttccttcagtaccatcagttcttgatcatatgttacgtcctgaaatggttgaatgtcaaccaattctttttggtacagtgaccctgtgtattctttccatcttcttttgatgtttcctgtgtcattcagtatttcgcTCTTAgttagaatctttcaatattgtaactctaggcttgattttttttttttttttcagttcttccagcttgagaaatactgagcgtgttcttcccttttggtattctagCTCCAGGtgttttcacattttattataatactttgtcctctcaagctgccctttgaaatcttctgttcagctcttttacttcatcatttcttcctttcgctttagcacTAGACATACAAGAACaattttcagggtctcttctgacatccatcttggtcttttctttctttcctgtcttttttaatgacctcttgcatctTCACgtatgtccttccacaacttgtctggtctttagtcattagtgttcaatacatagAATCTAtgtttcagatggtctctaaattcatgtaggatatactcaaggtggtactttggctctcctggacttgttctaattttctttggtttcagcttgaacttgcacatgagtaattgatggtatgttctgcagtcggcccctggccttgctctgactgatgatattgagattttccctcttcgatttgattcctgtgtattccatccggcggggtccaagtgtatagtcactgtttacgttgttgaaaaaacgtatttgcaatgaagaagtcgttggtcttgcaaaattctatcatgggatccccaacatcatttctatcaccaaggccatgttttccaactaccgatccttctactttgtttccaacttttgcattccagttgccagtaattatcaatacacctTGATTGCacgcttgatcaatttcagacttcagaagttggaaaaaaaccttcagtttcttcatctttgaccttaatagttggtgcataaatttgaaaaaaacagtcgtattaactcatCTAACTTGTAGGTGCATGAATTTTATCtgatcactggcagcattgtatttcaggatagatcttgaatttttttttttttgacaatgaaggttatgccattcctcttcgatctgccattcccagaatagtataccatatgattgtctgattcaaaatggccaataccaggccatttcagctctctaatgcttagggtattgatatttatgtgttccatttcatttttaacaacttatattttcctagattcatacattttacattccatgttccaattattaatggatatttacagctgtttcttctcattttgggttgtgctacatcagcaaatggaagtcccaaagcttgattccatccatgtcattacagtcgactctactttgaggaagcagttcttccccagtcatattctgaatgccttccaccttgagggactcatcttcaggcactatatcaatgtcctcttgctattcataaggttctcactggtcagttttttcagaagtagactgccaggtccttcttcctattctgtcttagtctggaggctctggggaaacctgtccaccaagggtatccctctggcatttgaaatactgatgccaaaacttccagtatcacagcaacacacaagccaccacagtgcaacaaactgatagTGTAGTGGAACTGACAGACAATATATGTGttattaatatataaaatttaatgaAATTTAATAGCTAAAGTCATGTACATAAAGTTATTTATGAgacattttacttttctttcttcttgtacTAAATCTTCCAGGTAATGGAAACAGCAGATCTCAATGTGGATACAAAATTTTTGATtggtattttgttattattaaatgccatcgagtcagttgtgattcatagtgactctatgtataacagaacaaaacacttcctggtcctgcaccattctcacaatcattgttatacttgagcacattcttgcagccaatgtgtcagtccatctcattgaaggtcttcctctttttagttgaccatctgctttaccaactataatgtccttctccagggactggtctctcctggtaatgtgtccaaagtatgtgagatgaatgaataaggaagacagaagaagggttgatgcctttgaattatggtattggtgaagaacattgaatataccatagactgtcagataaatgaacaaatttgtctataagaaatacagtcagaattctccttagaagtaaggatagcaagacttcatctcatatactttggatgtgttaggagagaccagtccctggaagaggacatcacgcttgataaaatatagcgtcagcaaaaaagaggaagacactcaatgatatggcttgacacagtggctgcaacaatgggctcaaacatagcaatgattgtgagggtggtacagcagcatgcagtgtttcattttcttgtacatagggtcaatgtaagtgagaactgactcgacagcacctaacaacagcaaaaggcATTTGTCTGATATATGgattccaatttttttctttcagtctttaggttttcttttcagttttatatAGAATCTTTACTTGAACAGACACTCTATCGTCATATTAtccccatttgtaccaccagaacTTGTTGTCTGAGAGCTCTGCCTGCCTCCATACCTGTCTCCCGTAGCTGACACTTAGAAGACCTTCCCTGAGGACATTTTCTTCCCTGTGTGATGGAGGTTCAACTCAGCTCCAAGGACTGGCAGGGTGGTGATCTCAACCATTCTTTCTCTGAAAGGGCACAGCTGAGCTCCCTCCTTTCTGGGACATTTAAACTGTAGGTTTGGGGGTAGATAGTATATTTCACATTTCTGAGGCCTCAGAAGTTGAATTCTCACAAAGCCTCTTTAAATTAATTGTTCTATTGCTGCTATATTCTCTGAACAATTTGGTTCCCGTGAGAGAGAATTCATATAGAAAGGAACTATAGACTGGTAGTAGTTTTACCCTTGGGAGCATCTTGGTCCTAGATATGTGTGTCCCCTCCCCTGGACCCTTCCTCCTGGTGTTCTTTTCTCCCTGTTTCTGAGCTCCATTGATCAGTGTGCTCTTCGTTGGGCATTTTGTAAACATTTGAGATGGAGTCTTTGTCTGTCAAAAACATGCGTGAAGTATGGCCCCAAGactcccttttagctcaatactaaagtcactcctgaggttctcccttcagccaaagactagacaggcagataaaacaaaatgagactagataggcacaccagaccaggggcaaggaatagaaggcagaaggagacaggaaagctgataatgggaaactgaaggttgagaaggggaaaatgttgacacatcatggtgttggcaaccaaATGTTATAAATTCCTTAGGAGCTGAAAtgttaagactttgtctcatgtcatTTTGGCCACGCtacaaggagggaccagtccctggagaaggacattgtgctctgtaaaataaagggtcagctaaagagaggaagacccaaaATGAGCTacattgacaaagtggctgcaacaatgagctcaagcataacagcaattgtgaagatgtgcaggaccaggcagttttttgttctgttgtacatagggtcgctatgagtcagaatcgactggatgagacctaataacaaaaacaaagattAGGATTTTGGACATATCAAACTTGATGTAGCTATTAAACATCCACGTGGAGGATCTATAAATCTGAAATGATCCCATCTGGAGATAGGCATTTTGGAGGCATCAGTCTATAGATATGATTTTGAATCCGTGACACAGCATAATGGAAGCTAGGATTTAAACTAATTTagatttattcattaaaaaaattatttcactttttttctgtttcagagaTTTTGTTGGTAGAAGGAAtatgaagatataaaaaaaatacaaagtaacAGCCTCTACACTAATTCCTATTTAGGTGATTAGGAAAAGTACAATTTATTGTTTGATTTACTGAAGcacatatacagaaaaaaaaaaaaattctaatcacATATATTAATTGCGAGAAAGGAGTTTTGTGTAGAATTTCATGTTACTACTATAGAATATTGGTGTTATCCTGAGATGCTTAAGGAAGAAAGTTCAGAATAGAAGAGATGGGAATACTTTAATTCGAAGTATTGGTAACCTTTTCAGTAAAGAGCCAGATGGTAAATATGTATGTCAGGCTTTGCAGCACAGATAGTTTCTGTGGCAATGACACAGCTTTGTTGTTGCAACAGGAAGGCAGCCACAGACAGCACATACACCGATACGCATgcgtgtgttccaataaaacttcatttacaaaaacaggtaaagGGCCAGGTTCAGTGCTTCAACCATAGTGTGCATTTGAAGGTGTTACTGATGAAAAAGTGTCTTAAAAAATGGTGAAAATCAAGACCTGGTAAATTATAGtgataacaaaaataaaagcgGATAAACTGCTGCTTGGATACATCTAAAATCTATGAGAAAGTGAAAAGGGGCACCTAATGTATAACTTTATGATCAGTAGAGAGCATCGGAAAGACACCAAAGGAAGACCCAAGGAAAGAGTTGCATAAAACATATAAAACTACACAGCATCAAACTGTTGGGTGAAAGTGGCCAGGATTTCTGGTCATCAGTGGTGTTAGCCCTGCTACTCATGATGGTCCTCCAACAGATCCATCACTGAGAGGCAGCTGCCCTTCCAAGGAGCCTCCCCAGTACCCCTTTAACGTCCCTGTTCCTTAGACTGTAGATGAAGGGATTCAGCATGGGTGTGATCACGGTGTACATCACCGAAGCCATCAGACTTGTTCTAGAGGTTGGTGTGGCTGCAGAGCTGAGGTAGACCCCAAGGCCTGTGCCATAGAACAAGGAGACAACagagaggtgagacccacaggtggaAAAAGCTTTATACTTCCCTCCAGCTGATGAAATTCTCCATATGGAGGAGGCAATCTGAGAATAAGAGAAAAGTATTCCAGTGAAAGGAATGAAGGCCAGGAAGCCAGTCACCAAATACACCACAATGTTATTGATTAGGGTGTCAGAACAGGTGAGCTTCAGGACTTCAGGAAGATCACAAAAAAAGTGGGGGATTTCTATATGTGTGCAGAAGGACAGCTTCAAAACTGGCAAAATTTCTAGCATGGATCCCATGACACTGAGGCACCAGGACCCCAGAATCAGCTGTCCACAGAGCCGggggttcatgatgactgtgtagttCAGGGGGTGACAGATTGCCAcgaagcggtcataggccatcacagtCAGGAGTAAATTGTCCAGACatccaaaaacaatgaaaaaaaaaatctgggtgaGGCAGCCTTCATAGAGGATGGATTTGCTCTGCATCTTGATATTCACCAGCATCTTTGGTATAGTGGTAGAGGTGAAACAGATGTCAGCAAAGGAtaagttggagaggaagaagtacataggTGTGTGGAGTTGGGAGTCAGCACTGACGGCCAGGATGATCAGTAGGTTCCCAGTGAAGGTGACCAGGTAAATGGATAGGAACAGCCCAAAGAGAATGAGCTGAATCTCTAACTTTGCTGAAAATCCcagaagaagaaattctgaaacATATGTTTGATTTGCTGATTCCATGTGGATGAAATACCTATCAGGACAGAGGCAAAAGCATCATTCAATTATCAGCAAACCTATAACACAGAAATGTTGCCTTTCATTGGAAATAGAGGAATTAATAAAGTTTTGCTTTAGTCTACTTTTCTTCAGTTGTGGAATTCTGAACACTTCCACTCTTCCTTTGCTGCCACTTCTATCTGGAAAACTAAACACAGACCCAAAATTGTACGCTCTGTAGTCTGATTATTCAAAGTGTGATCTTTGGACCAACAGGATCAGAATCAGCTGGGAATTTCTTAAGAATGCAGTATCCCAGATGCACCCAGACTTGCCaaatcagaatttgcattttaacaagtttctgggaccttcatttgctggtgtggcatgactcaaaatgagaagaaacagctgcaaacatccattagtaatcagaaggtggaatgtacgaagcatgaatctgggaaaatactaaatcatcaaaagtgaaatgaaacacataaacatcgatattttaggtattagtgagctgaagtgggaaaccctggtagcatagt
This DNA window, taken from Elephas maximus indicus isolate mEleMax1 chromosome 3, mEleMax1 primary haplotype, whole genome shotgun sequence, encodes the following:
- the LOC126070938 gene encoding olfactory receptor 7C1-like, yielding MESANQTYVSEFLLLGFSAKLEIQLILFGLFLSIYLVTFTGNLLIILAVSADSQLHTPMYFFLSNLSFADICFTSTTIPKMLVNIKMQSKSILYEGCLTQIFFFIVFGCLDNLLLTVMAYDRFVAICHPLNYTVIMNPRLCGQLILGSWCLSVMGSMLEILPVLKLSFCTHIEIPHFFCDLPEVLKLTCSDTLINNIVVYLVTGFLAFIPFTGILFSYSQIASSIWRISSAGGKYKAFSTCGSHLSVVSLFYGTGLGVYLSSAATPTSRTSLMASVMYTVITPMLNPFIYSLRNRDVKGVLGRLLGRAAASQ